The genomic stretch CTGCAGGGAGAGCAGCGGGGGCCGCAGGATCTCTCCTGGGCTGTACTGTCTCTGGTCGTCCCGCACCAAAACTTTCACCGCCACCTTTTTGGCCGCCGGGGTCGACGCCATCAGGTCGGCGGCCATTTGGCGGCGTTTCGTCTTGTACCGGCGGTTCTGGAACCAGATCTTGACCTGAGTCTCTGTGAGCTTCAGGGAGGCCGCCAGGTCCGCGCGCTCCGGCCCGGACAGGTACCGCTGGTGGTTGAAGCGACGCTCCAGCTCGAAGACCTGCGCGTGAGAGAAGGCGGCCCTGGAACGCTTCTTCCGCTGTTTGGGCTGGTCCAGGCTCTTCTCGTCCAGGGTGCTGGAGTCTGGGAGAAGGAGACACGGCAGATGCGTCATGCGAGTGAGTTCCggggtttgtttgttattttgaataCAGCTGGAAGCACATCTGCTGATGTAAAGTGAGATTGGAGCCTGTTTTGGGATGTGAGTGATTTAAACAAAATAGGGAAAATCCAAATTCAGCTCACTTCTAAAAGAGGTGTGTTTCAATTCATTGTGTTGGCATGTGCTGGCATAGATTTACACAAGGTCACTGGATGCTGGAGTTTTCAAATCAAagtttaaaatgttatcagtcAGGCCTAAACATCACATCTAGTGCGCAGATGTTTATTTAGGACGAGTTGGAGTTATTTCTTTAAATAAGGCTTCAATTACAGGCGTGTTTCTGGTAGCTTATAACTTTTGTCCAAAGATAAATCGTGCCAGAGCAGAATGAATTGACATTAAGCCCCAGTGACTCTATTTAATCAATAATAATTAGTGCTGTAGTGACAAGATTTGAGTATAAGCCAGAGTATCCGTTAATAATCGTGCGTAAAACCAGGACATTTCATGCGTAAAAGTTGCAGAACGCGGATAGATTTTGCAAATAGGCCTGATATCCCACAATAACACAATCACAGCATTATGGTTCTGCAGAACTGCACCAACAAGAGTGCCACAGTCTTTAAGTCATACTTGTTTGTTTAAAGGCCAGATCTTTTATTGAGTCGTTATATTAAAATCAGAGCAACGCCGCACATTGTAAAcagctgtgtctctctgtcccacTTACCCGCATTATTGGGCTCACTGTCACTCTTTGCGTTTTCCGCAGCTGCAGACTCGTGGTCCGTCTCCTCCTGCAAGCTTTCTTCCGGCACATCCGACGCAGGGTCTCCGTCTTTCTCCGACTTGCACGCGGCCGCATTCTTGCTGTCGTTGTCATCGCTGAGCCCCGAGTCCGAGTCGTAGCTTTTCTGGTCCGTCGGCTCGCAAGCTTCCCCATCATCTCTCCGAGACCCGCCGTTCATCTCCCCAAATATTTTCCAGCACGCCGTCTTGGAGAAGCACATGTCCAAATCTGGCAAGTGTCGGCTGTCGTCCTTTTTGTTCAGGATGGCTTGGATTGAGAAAGGCATCAGCGAGTTGCCACGAACGGCCATTTTCCAAAAGTTTGCTCGGTTCTTCGAGTTGAGTAATTAAAACCGGCCCGGATAGAGGAGTAAATGTCAGTTCATCCACATTTTAGGCTACTCCCTCCGTGGAAGCGCTGCTGTGGCTTAACTTTGTCCCTCCAGTGTTGGTTCCTGGTCGCATCCCCGCGAGAGAAGCCGTGGAAAGTTTCTGCTACATCCGCAGGCACGATGCTGCTCCTCCGCATAGCTCTGCCATCAGCCCGGGCTCGTTCCAGTCTCCGGCCCTTTTCACCCAATTTTTTTACCATCCACCCTCACCTGTGACTGACAGGCACTGCTCGTCGCCTCCTATTGGCTCAAAGAGGAGGAATGCCGTTTCCCGATTGGCCACTGTAAACTACGTCATGCTGCTTTCAATCGGCTGGGAAAAAGTTAAAGAAATGTTTGGTTGAAGTTTTTCATCGGAGGCTGAACTGACATGCAGGCTGCAACCACACAAATTATTTCAACTGGAAGTTCTCCCAAAAACAGGGGAGCAGGCTGTATCTCTGCACGACCTGTGAtaagaaaattacatattgatTTTGATTAATGATTTAGGATGAAGTTGGCTGAAGTGCAGAATGTTCTGTGCTGCTAATGTTTAAAGTTTGTGCAGTCAGAAAAGGAGAGGAGCCGTGCGTAAAAGTCTGAGATCATAAGGAAACTTATTGTGGCTGCAACACAAGTAGAAAATAAAACGCGAAAGTCGTGTCTCCCATTTTCCCTGCGTCGCTTAAATGCAGCACCAGGACAATAAATTCGTAggatatgtctttttttttttttttttttaacttaaccCCTTCATCATCCAAACAGGTCTGTCGGGAGTCCGGTGCGTAACGCGTAATGGGACGGTTTTTATCCTTGCTGACATTTTGGCCACCGACCAACGTGTGTCAGGTTGATACTGCTGTCTATGATTTTAAGGCCTAGTTACAGAAGTGCTCATTTTTGTCACGTCCCTAGCAGCCTGCATCATGGATCGCCATGACCAGGTAGGCCTCAGCTTGTGCGCAAACCAAATTCTTGCATTTCATAaatataagttaaaaaaaaaacaggcaaccTCCTGCTGACTTCATAAATGGTGTGAAACCGTCTCATTAAACAAGGCAAAAATATCTGATCATAGGTTACAAGTTAGACTACTTACATTTTCGTTTCAGCAGCAGCCAGCTTTGCATCGACCCTTCAAATGTGACGCACATGAAACAACTGAAAGGATGTCGTTTTACTATCAGAATATTTGTCTCCTTCAAAAATGGTTTTATATATAAGAATTAATTCTCAGACTTCATTTGAAGGAaagcttgtttgttttctgtcaccTGATGTTGACCGTCTGATTACGAAATATCTCCAGACGTCATAACGATAGCGAACATGACTATTAGTAAGAAACCTTTTGCGTTTTTATTCCACATGCAGTGAGGAGGCAGGTCTCTCCTTTGGGGGTTTAAGCGGACAAACATCTGTCGCTGCAGATCCGGATCGTGACCTCTGCAGTTTTTCGCGCTGCCTCTGTACAGACACTTCTCACAGcttctctgctgtttttattcaccaaCCAAAAACTAACTCAAAAACAGATTTAGATTATATTTTGGTAAATAACATAATAGTAGTCTTTACTCGGCCAAACGCGCAAGAGAAGATATTTTATTAAGTCGGTATAACGCAGCTATTAGGCTATTTAATTAATAAACACTTCTGACATGCTTAGCCTTTAATCAAAAAACGGGCGTGGAGACTTTGACGCATGCATACACCCATATTATACCATTATCATTCattatattatatcattatGTGATTTATAATAaacttgtatttatttattctctaTGATTTAGTGCTTCCGTGGCATTGCGCCACCTGATTAATCAGTCtgtattaattaaaataataataaaaataatgataatacatttaaacagcttCAAAATGACCCTGAAATCTTCAGATTGTTAATGATCTAATGACTGATTATGAAAAAGGTGAAACTGATGAGGCTGTTAGTCTATAATAAATACTATGGATTAAAGTGACCTGATGACTTCAGTGCTGCATCGATGAAAGTTTAAGTATCGTTTAATAAAACGAGGCATTATATAAGTAATTAACAACATTATTCAAATGTaataattatgacaacattaagtttaatgattaaatgataataataatatgttcGCTGCTTCATTTCTTTCACTAAAATTGTAACAGCTGATttgaaagaacaaaaataaaatgtcaaatcgAAATCTAAAGAAAAGCACCGTCAGTGCAGAGGATGAATGAAGACGCAGTCAGCAGATCAGCTGCTGAGAAAAGttcaacagatttttattttgttgtttttgctcagTTTAATTTGCATCAGTTCTTTTGAGTCTTATTGTATTTCCTTAACATGAGCCTTCTGCGCGTAAACCAACAAAGTGAGCGCGTAACAGCTGATGTTAAGACACAAACGACTCTGAATTTCAACttcaattaatttaaaatgatatattttgcaATCCGTGAAGCTTTGTCATTGTTGCTTATTTCTCGAGGCCTTCATGCGCCGTTTGATAATAAAACTCTATGAAAACCCGGATTTAATCATcctgtgttttaaatattgagccgtaaaataaatgaataatttctctCCTCCATGCCACTTAATTTGTGACATTTACACCTTTACAAACGCGCCATGTATTCATCACTGAGCTCATCAGCATGTTAGTCAGAATCCCCTCAACATTATAAGaataataaataagataaatacaAACTGGCTTCAGGTTTTAATCGTGATAATATTAATCTACCCTCAGTGCTGCTGTCACCTTGTGCAGACCAGTTGCATGCATATATTATACCATCTAGTGGCCACTGAAAATACCTCCTCATTTGACTTCTTGACATCTTGTACCTCTGGGGTCAAAACACTCTGAACTTCACTCTGTGCAGAGGTACAAAAAGCATTCATATCctttattaaagtaaaaaataccAGTGCCACACTGTGTAAATACtttgttacattaaaaaaaaaatactttaaaaaagtataatcaggaaaatgtacttgAAGTATTACAAGTGAAAGTacttaatgcaaaaaaaaaatccttaaacaTGAGAATCTGGAAacttttaatttatatatttatctattttttacatgaaaaacgACTGAAGTGATCAAAGTAGTTCTTTCAATCAACTGATTGATTAATTAGCCAATCATTTCAGCTGCACTTGTAGGCCGCTATATTGTTGGGTACTTTAATTCATaataaaatatcatattttataaattcCTCGtatgttttgtgtgcaaaaaaTTCCTAATTAGTAAAGCTGTCAGATGAATGTAGTGAAGTTGAAAGTATTACCAGACAGtggcattaaaagaaaaagctcAAGTAAAgttcaagtacctcaaatttaaCTACAGTACTTGAGTGAATGTGCTTAATTATTCCACCACTGATAGCTTgcactattattattaatattattagatATTATGACATTATAGACATGATTAACTGCTGCAGACAGAtgcttctttttaaaaatatctcctgtgaATCACTTAAACACTCTAACTAGGTTTATCGTCCTGCTCTGTGAGAATGAATTGAATGAAATTATGTGGCATTGTCTCGGGGCTGGATGTGACCTCGGGGATGAAAGCCTGAATCACCGCaagcaatgaaaacacaactggGAAAAGGGAAAAGCACAAACCGCTGACACCGTCTGGATATTTTCACACACCCTGCCTTTTAGAAACTGCTCCTTCCACCCAAGGCCAATACACAAGTGGTACATCACATAGTTTTTAAGTTCTCTTGTATTGCAGAGGGTGTttgcccctcctcctcctctctgtgtccttcatgtatttatttcatactGTTGTCTTTTGTCCTCAAACCAGCCTAGCTGacccgtacacacacacagtctgcttcaccctgagaaaaaaaagtggaaaataaataaaactgtctgCCAATTCTCCAACAAAGTGAGTCAGTGTGTGCCTATCAATGTGATGTCGAGCAGAGCTCCACGGGTTACTCTGTGTTTTGGTAACCACACTGCGACGAAGAGTAATAAGCAGTAAGTAGCTGTAAGTGGCAGGAAATGTAAACAGCAGCTTGGTTTTCATTCAGACAACTGCAGGGGCATTTTAAACAGATACGCCGCCGGTGTGATGTGATTCACACGTAGAGGACGGAGAGGGTGATCATCTGAGCAACTGGACATGTGTTTATTTATCTGCAAGAGCATGTGAGGAAACTAATTACTGCTGTTGCTATGTAAGAACTCTAAATATTGTAAATGAAACGGAACTTGTAGCCAATATTTCTCATATTTCCTGAGATTAGACGAGAATAATTGAGTGGATTAAACTGTGACATTGGCAACaacatgtacttaaagtatcaaaagtatcTGACCCCTGTCAGTGTACCATACCATAAGCAGTGAGGGAGTTTCTAACACAGCATCACCTACTTCCAGGTGTatggagaagagaaaaaagtcTTAAGTGGTTGAAACACCTGCGACactttatcctcctgagaccctgcgaCATCACAGTTTGGGTttcctgcaccttatacttcattctgcttaatttacatctgttgtcctcgtttgtggacacttttatgCTCCGTCTACAGGTGACCCCAACGCAAAAGTGGGCAAGGTTCAAATCCTGATCAaattttgtggttgaaactAAATTAATTGTGCTAAATAACgtctgtagtttgatatggcaacaaatttgaccaacttTAGCGACAGCAGCAAGCTAaaatgctgttaattaggaagtacttgttgGAAGACATTAGGACTAAATTTTCGTCTTGTATGAggactttttgttttgctttgtttttgcacaacagtGTTCAGGTattgaaataattaaaacagttttaGAATTTATTATACACTTgtgactattaaaaataaacccatcCTCATGaggacatctttttttcccccaaaactacttcctgttcaatAACAGTGCTTAGTTTTTAATACTTATCAGGTTCTACTGATCACAAATAgctcagagaaattaaaaatgcataccaaacaaaagctggggTCTCAGGCGGTCAGAGCAACTTTACTGCAAGACTAACATGA from Epinephelus moara isolate mb chromosome 4, YSFRI_EMoa_1.0, whole genome shotgun sequence encodes the following:
- the nkx3-2 gene encoding homeobox protein Nkx-3.2, translating into MAVRGNSLMPFSIQAILNKKDDSRHLPDLDMCFSKTACWKIFGEMNGGSRRDDGEACEPTDQKSYDSDSGLSDDNDSKNAAACKSEKDGDPASDVPEESLQEETDHESAAAENAKSDSEPNNADSSTLDEKSLDQPKQRKKRSRAAFSHAQVFELERRFNHQRYLSGPERADLAASLKLTETQVKIWFQNRRYKTKRRQMAADLMASTPAAKKVAVKVLVRDDQRQYSPGEILRPPLLSLQPSYYYPYAYCLPAWTLSACAGNQ